From the genome of Faecalibacterium prausnitzii:
AACGCTCTGTTTCTCTTTGCTGGTAGTATGATGAGCCTGCTCCGCCTGCCATGCAGCAAACTCCCGCTGGCCTTCCTCGCTGTTCCAGCAGGCAAGGATAGCTGGGTAGAATGCCCGTGCCAGACGGTCAATGACTTCATCGGGATAAGGGGAAGTGTTTGTGGACTTTTTCTTTTTGTTCAAACGCACGCTCCTTTGGACATCTGTGAACAGCATACCATGTGCCTGTTGTTATGCTGTCTGGTCTTTAACATCTGCGAGTGCGGCTTCCAGAGAAGTAAGATAGTCCTTATGCTTGTGAATGATCTCCAGAATCACATCACGCTGTGCATTATCGGGCATCTGCTCCAACTGGTAGTTGAATGAAATACGGAAACGAGTAGTGAGTTCTTCCAACGCCACATACTCGTACCGTACATCCTCCGGGTAAGCATCGCTGTCGTAAACCGATTCAAACTTTCGGAATGGCATGACAGGCGCTTTGCCCGGAACGCGGATCACACCGTCAGCGTCAGGCGTCGGTTCCACCTTCAGCTCCGGGTGCAGAATATCCTGCAAAGTTTGTGCCCGGTCATGGTAGGCCGTCCTGGCAAGGCGGTGCATATCAGCTTTGGACACTTTCGTCTGTCCGGACAGGATGCTCTGCTTTAAGCCTGGTATCAGTTCTTCCGCAATCTCCACGCCTTTCATATACTTCGAGGCGCGGATAACGGTGTCCTTGCTCACTCCGTTTTCTTCTGCGATTCGGTCGCAGGTTTTGCTGTTGTCGATCAAGTTCGCTTTTAGCGAACTTGATTTTGCATCGCGGCTCTTGCGATCACCGCCGTGCGCGGCTTTTTCGGCTTCATACTGTTTGCCCATCAGGTAGTACTTCTGCTCCGGGGTTAAATTGCGCCGCCCCAACTGGTTCTTACAAATCCAAGCGAGGACTTCTTCTCTGCTTTCAAACGGGAGTGGCATTGTGGAGAAATAAATCTCCGGATGCTTCTGAAGAATCGCATAACGGTTGTGGCCATCAATAAGGATATTACCCCAGACAATCAAAGGAGAGAGCAGCTTGCCCTCTTTGAGGATGTTTTCTTCAAGCTGCTTAAATTCATCATCGGTCAGAGGAGGGATCTGGGACTGGAACTCCGGGTCGATTTTCAGATTGATCATACGCACACTCCTTTATCTCTCCTGCTGCGTCTGCTCTTCCTCCCGGAAAAAGGACGCAACATTCTGCTTTGCGGTTTTCAGTTTGAGCAGTTCTTCCTTGGCTTCCTTGTACTGCTCGTAGAACTTTGCCTTTTCGGATGCAAGCTGCGCATACTCGGCTTCCAGCTTTTTCGGGCTGGGCAGCTTGGTGATGTCGTTTGCCTTAAAATAGGCTGCTGCCGCCCGGTGCGCTGTCAGCTCTGCACGGTGCTGTTCTTCAAAGGCTGCGGGTCGTTTTGCAGCTTTTAACTGCTGTGCGATGTTCTTGGTGTTGGTGTAGGCTGCGATGTGATAGCGCAGCTCTTTGTTGACCTTCATGCGGCCTTCGAGGTCTTTCACCATCGCCAGCGAGTCGTGATACTTGGTTTCCAGTTCGGTGATGCGCTGGTTCAGGGCGTCCTCGTCGGTCAAGTCCTTTTCCTGCAGAAGCTTCACGGTCTGTGCCATAACTTTGAGATTGTGTTTCGTGAGCCAACGCTTATAGCCGATGCCCTTGCCCTCGGTCATCCTCGACTGGATGTCGATCAGTTTCCCGATGGTATCCTGCTTGAACTGCGCCTTGGGTTTGCGTTCGGCGTTTGCCTGCAACGTGACAAACACTGCCGCCTTATCGAACTTGTCACCGAGATGTTTCGCTCGGATAAACTTTGTTCTGCCAGCGGGCAGATAGCTCAGACACCCACGGCTTTCCTTGACGGTGATGCCGTACTGCTGCATAAGCCTATCAGAAAAATCTTCAAAGCTGGTGGCACGGTACAGCACCGAAGAAATCTGTTTCCGCAGGGTATCTTTTACGGTTTCAAACTTCTTCTGCCGGGGCTGCTGTCCAGTTGCGGTAAGGGCTGCGTTCTCGCGGTCAAGTTTCATCTGACCGCGCCTGCGTGCCCAATACTCGGCTTCGCTGACACGCTCCTTTGATCCGTTGAGCAGGTCGATC
Proteins encoded in this window:
- a CDS encoding transposase yields the protein MNKKKKSTNTSPYPDEVIDRLARAFYPAILACWNSEEGQREFAAWQAEQAHHTTSKEKQSVPDGERPVVHIAIACGFFRVRPIRGRTLFLF
- a CDS encoding relaxase/mobilization nuclease domain-containing protein, which codes for MEAYLVYQHDEFTGKQLLDEQGKPKLRESYLLNTLECGDFSFATACLLANRKYGKNTQHGDIKSHQYIISFDPRDTVENGLTMEKAQALGLKFCKENFPGHPAIVCTHPDGHNHSGNIHVHIVIGSIRMREVERKPYMQKPRDWCEGMKHSSTAQTMRHLRVEVMELCEGAGLYQIDLLNGSKERVSEAEYWARRRGQMKLDRENAALTATGQQPRQKKFETVKDTLRKQISSVLYRATSFEDFSDRLMQQYGITVKESRGCLSYLPAGRTKFIRAKHLGDKFDKAAVFVTLQANAERKPKAQFKQDTIGKLIDIQSRMTEGKGIGYKRWLTKHNLKVMAQTVKLLQEKDLTDEDALNQRITELETKYHDSLAMVKDLEGRMKVNKELRYHIAAYTNTKNIAQQLKAAKRPAAFEEQHRAELTAHRAAAAYFKANDITKLPSPKKLEAEYAQLASEKAKFYEQYKEAKEELLKLKTAKQNVASFFREEEQTQQER